GGCTTTTCCGGCAGCCTGGCCGACATGGGCGTGGTGGACCTGGTCCAGACGTTCGAGATCGGCCGCAAGACGGGCACCATCTCCATCCAGGGCGAGCGCGTCGGCGCCATCTACTTCAAGGAGGGCCGCGTCATCGACGCGGAGCTGGGGCGCCTCAAGGGTGAGAACGCGTTCTACCGGATGCTGAACACCTTCGAGGGCCAGTTCGAGGTGCAGTTCACCCCGCTGGACCGGCCCGAGCGCATCGAGGTCTCCACCCAGGGCCTGCTCATGGAGGGCATGCGCCGGCTGGACGAGTGGGGCCGCATGCTCGAGCAGCTGCCGCCGCTCGAGACGGTGTTCGAGATCGACTACCACCAGCTGGCCGAGCGCCTGTCGGAGATCCCCGACGAGGTGAACGGGCTTTTGCGCCTGTTCGACGGCAAGCGCACCCTGAGCCGCGTGGTGGAGGACTCGGACTTCGAGGACCTGGCCGCGCTGGGCATCATCAGCAAGCTGTACTTCGAGGGGCTGATCCGCGAGCTGGGCAACGTGTCGCAGGAGCCCATCCAGAGCGGCAAGCCTGGCATCGAGGAGTGGCTGCACGCGTCGGCGCCGCTGCCTCCGCCGCCGCCCGCGCCTACGCCCGAGCCTCCCGCCACCGAGCCGGTGGCGGATCCCGCCGCGGCCACGGCCGCCGTGCCGCCGCCTCCGGCCATCTCCGCGGTGGCGCCGCCTCCTCCGCCCGCCGCGCCTGCCGCGCAGGCCTCCGAGACGAAGCCTCCCGCGCCTCCGGCGCCTGCCGCGGTGGAGCCTCCGCCGGCGCCCGCCGCCAGCGCCCCGCCGCCGCCTCCTCCTGCCGCGGGGCAGCCCTCGGCCCAGCCGGCCAATGTCGTCGTCTTCCAGCCGCGGCCCAAGCGCGCCAGCAGCGCGCCCACGGTGGAGACGCCGACCGTGCAGTCGTCCGTGCCGTCTCCGCCTTCGGATGAGTCCTCCTCGTTCCTCGTGGAGCCTCCGCCCGAGCACCGCGCGCAGGAGCATGCGCGGCGCAGCCTGCTGCTGGACTGGAGCCGCGTGGACACCGATGGCCTGGGCTCGGCGAGCACCTGGGCGCCGATTCCCGCGTGGGCTCCGGGAGGTCGTGCCGCCGCTCAGGCCAGCGCTTCGTCCCACTCGCACGGCTCGCCGTCGGCCGAGGCGACTCCGCCGGCTGCCGCGAGCACGGCGGACGCGTCCCAGGATCCGAACGGCGCTGGAAGGGCTCCCATCTTCGGTGGGGCCGCCATCGGTCCCAACCCGCTGCCGCCGGTTCCGCCGCCTCCTCCGTCACCGCCGTCTTCCGAGGTGACGCATGTGACGGCGCCTGTGTCGGCGAGCACTCCCATCCCCGTGGAGGAGGAGGCTCCGGCGCAGCCACCGGCGCAGCTGGCGCTCCCGCCGTACCCGGGGCATGGCGCTCCGGCCGCTCCGGAGCCCGAGCCGAAGACTCCGCCGACGTCTCCTCCGACGCTCACGCCCGTGCCGGCGGCCGCCGCGCCCAAGCCGGCGCCGAAGCGCGAGGACCCGCCGCTGCCCACGCTGGACTTCAAGACGCCGCCGGCGCCGGCTCCCACGCCTGCGAAGCCGGTGTCGGCGCCCGCGTCCAAGAAGGACACGGAGGCCGATGATGCGGCGCTCGCCAGCGCGGTGAAGCCCAAGCGGACGGGCCTCTTCATCGGCATCGGCGTCGCGGCGATCGTCGCCGTGGCCGCCGTGGTGATGGGCACTCGCGACTCGGGCACCTCCGGGCCGACGACGAAGCCGCCGGAGCAGACCGATCCTCAGACGAAGCGCCCCGACGCGCCGGAGACGAAGCCCCCCGAGGCGCCGGAGACGAAGGCTCCCGAGACGCCGGAGACGAAGCCTCCCGAGGCGGTGGTGAAGGAGCCTGCGTCCGCCCCGACGGAGGCGGGCACGGTGGCCGCGCGGCCGGAAGACGCGGCGAAGACGCCGGAGACGCCCAAGCCGCCGGAGACGGCTCAGCCCACGGAGACGCCCAAGCCCACGGTGGCCGAGACGGCGAAGCCCACGGAGCCGGAGGAGCCGCCCGAGCCGCCCGCGGACACCTCGAAGCCCGTCGATCTGGAGGCCGAGTATGCGAGCTCCATCCGGCAGGCGCGCTCGGCCATCGCCTCGGACAACTACAAGCTCGCCGCGTCGAAGTTCCGCAAGGCCCTGCGGGCCAGGCCGGGCTCGAGCGAGGCCAAGGAGGGGCTGGGCTTCTCCCTGGTGATGGGCAGCACGAGCGACTCCGCCTATCGCGAGGCGGCGCGGCTGCTGCAGGACGTGGTCAAGGACAAGGACACCAACGCCCGGGCGTGGTTCGCCCTGGGCATGGCGCTCCAGGTGACCCAGCAGAATAACCAGGCGGTCGCGGCTTATAAGAAGTACCTTGCCATGGAGCCCTCCGGGAAGTTCGCCGCCGACGTGCGCCTCGCGCTCAAGCAGCTGGGCGGCAAGTAGGGGCGGGGGCTCAGGCCCTCGAGGGCCTGGAAGGTCACTGCCTTGCTCGTACTGGGACTGGAAACCAGCTGTGATGAGACCGCCGCCGCCCTCGTGGAGGACGGCCGGCGCGTGCTCTCGGATGTCGTCTCGACGCAGGTGGACATCCACCGTCGCTGGGGCGGCGTGGTTCCGGAGCTCGCCAGCCGCAACCACATCGTCCAGGTGATGCCGGTGCTCCACGAGGCGCTCACGCGCGCGGGCAAGACGCTGGACGACGTGGACCTCATCGCCGTCACCTCGGGGCCGGGGCTGATTGGCGCCCTGCTGGTGGGCGTGCAGGTGGCCAAGTCCCTGAGCCTGGCCACCGGCAAGCCCTTCGTGGGGGCCAACCACCTGGAGGGCCACCTGCTCGCCATCCGGCTGCTGGAGGATGCGCCGGAGCCGCCGTTCCTCGGGCTGGTCGTCTCGGGCGGGCACACGAGCCTCTACGAGGTGCAGGACTACGGGC
This genomic stretch from Hyalangium gracile harbors:
- a CDS encoding response regulator — protein: MAKQHLLLVDGDAKSLRVMEVSLKKAGFSVTTAIHGKDALEKVQISPPDLVLADTKMPEMDGFELCKSLKSDERFKHIPFVFLTNQKSVEFKVRGLELGGDDYLTKPIYIKEIVTRVKMILQKAEKERIEKRETTKGGFSGSLADMGVVDLVQTFEIGRKTGTISIQGERVGAIYFKEGRVIDAELGRLKGENAFYRMLNTFEGQFEVQFTPLDRPERIEVSTQGLLMEGMRRLDEWGRMLEQLPPLETVFEIDYHQLAERLSEIPDEVNGLLRLFDGKRTLSRVVEDSDFEDLAALGIISKLYFEGLIRELGNVSQEPIQSGKPGIEEWLHASAPLPPPPPAPTPEPPATEPVADPAAATAAVPPPPAISAVAPPPPPAAPAAQASETKPPAPPAPAAVEPPPAPAASAPPPPPPAAGQPSAQPANVVVFQPRPKRASSAPTVETPTVQSSVPSPPSDESSSFLVEPPPEHRAQEHARRSLLLDWSRVDTDGLGSASTWAPIPAWAPGGRAAAQASASSHSHGSPSAEATPPAAASTADASQDPNGAGRAPIFGGAAIGPNPLPPVPPPPPSPPSSEVTHVTAPVSASTPIPVEEEAPAQPPAQLALPPYPGHGAPAAPEPEPKTPPTSPPTLTPVPAAAAPKPAPKREDPPLPTLDFKTPPAPAPTPAKPVSAPASKKDTEADDAALASAVKPKRTGLFIGIGVAAIVAVAAVVMGTRDSGTSGPTTKPPEQTDPQTKRPDAPETKPPEAPETKAPETPETKPPEAVVKEPASAPTEAGTVAARPEDAAKTPETPKPPETAQPTETPKPTVAETAKPTEPEEPPEPPADTSKPVDLEAEYASSIRQARSAIASDNYKLAASKFRKALRARPGSSEAKEGLGFSLVMGSTSDSAYREAARLLQDVVKDKDTNARAWFALGMALQVTQQNNQAVAAYKKYLAMEPSGKFAADVRLALKQLGGK